A stretch of Triticum aestivum cultivar Chinese Spring chromosome 1D, IWGSC CS RefSeq v2.1, whole genome shotgun sequence DNA encodes these proteins:
- the LOC123181056 gene encoding uncharacterized protein: MRLRCALPCPGAGGACGDCSRHQWLHQEVSTLHRLLRPDPVELARLSTASRAYGCRRRRPNLPGSSTVPPCPCSSAATVSLMREELQLVQGPCRAGVGAVVRVPGGLLVTGDLADFCHAARGQGGLLGARYVDPAGRRLGGGVARGRRAGEDVGVMVTKAGTLLGDWARGINSFL, translated from the exons ATGCGGCTGCGCTGCGCCCTACCCTGCCCAGGTGCTGGAGGGGCGTGTGGTGATTGCAGCCGTCACCAGTGGCTGCACCAGGAGGTCTCCACTCTTCATCGCCTGCTCCGGCCAGATCCAGTTGAACTTGCTCGGTTATCCACCGCTTCACGTGCATATGGGTGTAGGAGGCGACGACCCAACCTGCCCGGTAGCTCAACAGTGCCTCCCTGCCCATGTTCTTCGGCAGCAACAGTCTCCCTTATGCG GGAAGAATTACAGCTGGTCCAGGGGCCGTGCAGGGCGGGGGTGGGGGCGGTCGTGCGGGTGCCGGGCGGGCTCCTGGTCACTGGAGATCTGGCGGACTTCTGCCACGCTGCGAGGGGGCAGGGCGGCCTCCTGGGCGCCCGCTACGTTGATCCTGCAGGGAGGCGGCTGGGCGGTGGAGTGGCGCGAGGTCGTCGTGCGGGAGAAGATGTTGGTGTGATGGTGACGAAGGCAGGGACGCTCCTGGGAGATTGGGCGAGGGGAATCAATTCCTTCCTTTAG